One Candidatus Vicinibacter affinis DNA window includes the following coding sequences:
- a CDS encoding sigma-70 family RNA polymerase sigma factor yields MNSEPNEKVLVSGCINNDRKSQEILYRTYFTSMYNMCRYYTQDDDRAKEILNIGFLRVFQKIQLYRFEGTLESWIRKLIYHVCMRELTKKDELHSLESITDSEQQSHDYTLEKMFHTEILELIETLPPASANAFMLFANGYSHLEISKKLNISVGTSKWHISSARKQLQTLIENYYEKSFKI; encoded by the coding sequence ATGAATTCAGAACCCAATGAAAAAGTTTTAGTATCAGGATGCATCAACAATGATCGCAAGTCTCAGGAAATCCTGTACAGAACTTATTTCACAAGCATGTACAACATGTGCAGGTATTACACACAGGATGATGACCGGGCTAAAGAAATTCTCAACATTGGTTTTCTCAGAGTCTTTCAGAAAATTCAGCTTTATAGATTTGAAGGCACACTGGAGTCCTGGATCAGAAAACTGATCTACCATGTGTGCATGCGTGAGCTGACTAAAAAAGATGAACTGCATAGTCTGGAGTCGATCACAGACAGTGAACAACAAAGTCATGACTACACACTGGAAAAAATGTTCCACACTGAAATTTTGGAATTGATCGAAACTCTGCCACCTGCTTCCGCCAATGCCTTCATGCTTTTTGCAAATGGATATTCTCATCTCGAAATTTCTAAAAAACTCAACATCAGTGTAGGCACCTCAAAATGGCATATTTCTTCTGCCCGAAAGCAGTTACAAACCTTAATCGAAAACTATTATGAAAAATCATTCAAAATATAA
- a CDS encoding T9SS type A sorting domain-containing protein, which yields MKYYLTLALFCFYNLIVNSQELIITPTAPSEPTGQRNSSKKEFVAHDANNKPEGDWRFKINTRFNVTEHESPDVKAIKEQWNQTKKQTYNGPAEEPAFLTPDPVISRKFEGPWMLHGTPPDNSLAISTSGNIVAVNNDGIEYYSSTGTYFAGKYWFDFFTGNDITSKLYDPKVIFDSDKNRFILVVLHGSKANVSKVLLAISYSDNPRNDGWYYYTLDGDPTNSNSWFDYPGLGQSTNDIVLTGNLFSDDGVSNESIIYQIDKTSIYNRGTMKYYYYSGLSNTPINAFSLYPVSYGLKGNYGPGIYLVNAKSGGSDKLRLWYIDDATTGNPNLSSYTITVPAYAPGGNAGQLGSNDVLDSGDSRILGAFYLNGIVHVTHNTNEGNGWGYINYHRITVETLKAQSSTFGLQGSFDYAYPSLTCYAKNKNDLSVMIGFLRSGDDIYPQFRVVFCDQNMDWSSSVLVNSGESYVDLLNGTTERWGDYIGSCRQYTNSTYPRIWINGSYGSDVPSESRYDTYRSAIAEIYTIVSATENDTHKELNSTVFPNPVNNSFNYSFNLDAAQQISIRLLDNQGKIVKEFYNDFLVSGTHNLSFSKSNLTAGNYLLEVVGNKKFKDEKKIIIF from the coding sequence ATGAAATATTATTTAACTCTGGCATTATTTTGCTTTTATAATTTAATAGTCAATAGTCAGGAATTGATTATTACACCAACTGCTCCATCTGAACCAACAGGGCAAAGGAATTCAAGTAAAAAAGAATTTGTTGCACACGATGCAAACAACAAACCGGAAGGTGATTGGAGGTTTAAAATTAATACACGTTTTAATGTAACCGAACACGAGAGTCCGGATGTTAAAGCCATTAAAGAACAATGGAATCAAACTAAAAAACAAACTTATAATGGACCAGCTGAGGAACCGGCATTCTTAACACCAGATCCTGTAATTTCAAGAAAATTTGAAGGTCCCTGGATGCTTCACGGCACACCTCCGGATAATTCATTGGCTATCTCTACCAGTGGAAATATTGTTGCCGTTAACAATGATGGAATTGAATATTATAGCTCTACTGGCACATATTTCGCAGGCAAGTATTGGTTTGATTTTTTTACAGGAAATGATATAACCAGTAAACTGTATGACCCTAAAGTAATCTTCGACTCTGATAAAAATCGATTTATTTTAGTTGTACTTCATGGTAGCAAAGCAAATGTTTCAAAAGTATTATTGGCAATTTCTTATTCTGATAACCCACGAAATGATGGTTGGTATTATTATACCCTTGATGGGGATCCAACCAATAGTAATTCCTGGTTTGATTATCCGGGTTTGGGTCAATCAACCAACGATATTGTACTTACCGGCAATCTTTTTAGCGACGATGGCGTTTCAAATGAAAGCATCATTTATCAGATTGACAAAACATCTATATATAACAGAGGTACCATGAAATATTATTATTACTCCGGATTAAGCAATACACCTATCAATGCGTTTTCGCTTTACCCTGTTTCCTATGGATTAAAAGGCAATTACGGTCCGGGAATTTATCTCGTAAATGCAAAATCTGGTGGATCTGATAAATTACGTCTGTGGTATATTGATGATGCGACTACTGGTAACCCAAATCTATCCAGTTATACCATCACGGTACCCGCTTATGCCCCTGGAGGCAATGCCGGACAACTTGGAAGCAATGATGTATTGGATTCTGGAGACAGCAGGATATTAGGTGCTTTTTATCTAAATGGAATTGTACACGTCACTCACAATACCAATGAAGGAAACGGATGGGGATATATTAATTATCATAGAATTACAGTTGAAACTTTAAAAGCACAGTCCAGCACCTTTGGTTTACAAGGAAGTTTTGACTATGCGTATCCTTCCCTTACCTGTTATGCCAAGAATAAAAATGACTTATCCGTAATGATTGGTTTTTTGCGAAGTGGAGATGATATTTATCCACAATTTAGGGTTGTCTTTTGTGATCAGAATATGGATTGGTCTTCTTCCGTTTTAGTCAATTCTGGTGAATCTTATGTTGATCTATTAAATGGAACCACCGAGCGATGGGGTGATTACATCGGCTCTTGTAGGCAATATACTAATTCTACCTACCCAAGAATTTGGATCAATGGATCTTATGGAAGTGATGTGCCGAGTGAAAGTCGTTACGACACTTACCGAAGTGCTATAGCTGAAATTTATACCATTGTTAGTGCAACCGAAAATGATACACACAAAGAATTAAATTCAACTGTTTTTCCAAACCCAGTTAACAATAGTTTTAATTATAGTTTCAATTTAGATGCCGCACAACAAATATCAATTAGACTCTTGGACAATCAAGGAAAAATTGTAAAAGAATTTTACAATGATTTTTTAGTTTCAGGAACTCATAATTTAAGTTTTAGTAAATCCAATTTGACCGCTGGAAATTATTTATTGGAAGTTGTAGGCAATAAAAAATTCAAAGATGAAAAGAAGATTATTATATTTTAG